In Acropora muricata isolate sample 2 chromosome 11, ASM3666990v1, whole genome shotgun sequence, one DNA window encodes the following:
- the LOC136888924 gene encoding probable oxidoreductase PXDNL isoform X2: MVAEKSGPSFASILTILSIVMYTGGFLRIELEFNKQKDKINQLESVVESMKTSRGDDIAQVNTILRNRRSDYSTNNKTEKRKTADQRIISDKLVSEMRQELCQSNIDRCSRGPAGPPGPPGPRGEKGERGRRGNKGRSGNKGDNGIMGPPGKSGKQGIMGPTGSKGETGLKGEKGDTGTAGMKGAKGEPGESIAAPIVAVSPAKITVNGSKTASFQCSVSGNPKPVSTWSKLEGKSEKILSATTDGKLILSNAAGSDSGVYKCSASNVLGQAQALVRLEVNVQPRISLNPGPRYAIQGSTFTLPMCHVTGYPTPVVTWRKLSGHLPLGRVRYNNSALQISQVRKEDSDVYACSAKNLLGKAEKKTMLVVVSLPRFTSKPPSKIVSMLNSTVRLNCSATGDPQPIISWRKQGGQLPVGRSQQINGALVITNLQQSDAGNHICTATSAVVFNVEALTTLEIRALTSSSILASLDEKYLIKLNLFLDPVLRSSSRSRFVRCWRAKTDGWAASTFHSNCDGKGPTVTIIQVGSYIFGGYTDLSWSSYCDRASSSKSFIYSLYNINGFSPVKLQIKSGSHTEATVRCFPYGPTFGFGFDIHISNNASSNRNSFTFCGESYHLPPGYSSFGSSCRFYAGGGSYKFSPTDVEVFYETTT; the protein is encoded by the exons ATGGTTGCTGAAAAGAGTGGCCCTTCGTTTGCTTCTATTCTAACTATTCTATCCATTGTGATGTACACTGGTGGCTTTCTTCGAATAGAACTGGAGTTCAACAagcaaaaggacaaaataaatcAACTTGAAAGCGTCGTGGAGTCGATGAAGACATCGAGAGGTGATGACATTGCTCAAG TCAATACAATCCTTCGAAACAGGCGGAGTGATTACTCCAcgaacaacaaaacagaaaaaaggaaaacggcAGACCAGCGAATCATATCTGACAAACTCGTTTCGGAGATGAGACAGGAACTATGTCAATCAAACATCGACAGATGCTCCCGAGGTCCCGCTGGTCCTCCCGGTCCACCTGGACCGAGAGGGGAAAAAGGCGAACGAGGACGAAGGGGAAACAAAGGAAGAAGCGGAAACAAGGGAGACAATGGTATCATGGGGCCGCCAGGGAAAAGTGGAAAGCAAGGCATCATGGGACCGACTGGATCAAAGGGAGAAACTGGactaaaaggagagaaaggagaCACGGGAACTGCTGGCATGAAGGGAGCTAAAGGAGAACCGGGTGAATCGATTGCAGCTCCTATTGTTGCTGTTTCGCCTGCAAAGATAACAGTCAATGGAAGCAAAACTGCTTCTTTCCAGTGTTCAGTCAGCGGCAATCCTAAGCCTGTGTCAACATGGAGTAAACTGGAAGGGAAGTCAGAGAAAATTCTATCAGCAACCACAGATGGCAAGTTGATTTTATCAAATGCTGCTGGCAGTGACTCGGGTGTATACAAGTGCTCAGCCTCAAACGTCCTGGGACAGGCACAAGCGCTCGTGCGGCTTGAAGTCAATG TTCAGCCTCGCATTTCTCTCAACCCTGGACCTCGTTACGCAATACAAGGAAGCACTTTCACTCTTCCAATGTGTCATGTGACAGGGTACCCTACACCAGTCGTGACATGGAGAAAATTATCCGGTCACTTACCCCTGGGGAGGGTGAGGTACAACAACAGCGCACTACAAATTTCACAAGTTCGCAAAGAAGACTCGGACGTGTACGCCTGCTCAGCGAAAAACCTTCTAGGAAAAGCTGAAAAGAAAACCATGTTAGTCGTGGTATCTCTTCCTCGGTTTACATCTAAACCTCCTTCCAAGATTGTGTCGATGTTAAACTCTACTGTGAGGCTGAATTGCAGCGCTACTGGTGACCCACAACCAATCATCAGCTGGAGAAAGCAAGGAGGTCAGCTGCCAGTTGGGCGGAGCCAGCAGATCAATGGAGCATTGGTGATTACAAACTTACAACAGAGTGATGCAGGGAATCACATTTGCACTGCAACAAGTGCTGTCGTGTTCAATGTGGAAGCTCTAACCACTCTAGAAATTCGAG CTCTCACTTCGTCGAGTATTCTTGCCAGCCTCGATGAAAAGTACCTCATCAAGTTGAATTTGTTCTTAGATCCGGTCCTCCGCAGTTCATCCCGCAGCAGGTTTGTGAGGTGTTGGCGAGCAAAGACAGATGGCTGGGCAGCATCCACCTTCCACAGCAACTGTGATGGAAAGGGTCCCACTGTTACTATAATCCAAGTCGGCAGTTACATATTTGGTGGATACACTGACCTGTCTTGGTCTA gttATTGTGATCGGGCCTCATCCAGTAAATCATTTATCTACTCCTTGTacaacatcaatggcttctctcCTGTTAAGCTTCAGATCAAGTCAGGGAGCCACACTGAAGCTACAGTCAGATGTTTTCCATACGGACCAACATTTGGTTTCGGATTCGACATCCACATATCAAACAACGCTTCGAGCAACCGAAACTCTTTCACTTTTTGTGGCGAGTCTTACCACCTCCCCCCAGGGTATTCTTCATTTGGTTCTTCCTGCAGATTTTATGCAGGAGGGGGAAGCTACAAGTTCAGTCCCACTGACGTTGAAGTGTTTTACGAGACAACCACGTAG
- the LOC136888924 gene encoding uncharacterized protein isoform X1, with translation MVAEKSGPSFASILTILSIVMYTGGFLRIELEFNKQKDKINQLESVVESMKTSRGDDIAQVNTILRNRRSDYSTNNKTEKRKTADQRIISDKLVSEMRQELCQSNIDRCSRGPAGPPGPPGPRGEKGERGRRGNKGRSGNKGDNGIMGPPGKSGKQGIMGPTGSKGETGLKGEKGDTGTAGMKGAKGEPGESIAAPIVAVSPAKITVNGSKTASFQCSVSGNPKPVSTWSKLEGKSEKILSATTDGKLILSNAAGSDSGVYKCSASNVLGQAQALVRLEVNVQPRISLNPGPRYAIQGSTFTLPMCHVTGYPTPVVTWRKLSGHLPLGRVRYNNSALQISQVRKEDSDVYACSAKNLLGKAEKKTMLVVVSLPRFTSKPPSKIVSMLNSTVRLNCSATGDPQPIISWRKQGGQLPVGRSQQINGALVITNLQQSDAGNHICTATSAVVFNVEALTTLEIRAALTSSSILASLDEKYLIKLNLFLDPVLRSSSRSRFVRCWRAKTDGWAASTFHSNCDGKGPTVTIIQVGSYIFGGYTDLSWSSYCDRASSSKSFIYSLYNINGFSPVKLQIKSGSHTEATVRCFPYGPTFGFGFDIHISNNASSNRNSFTFCGESYHLPPGYSSFGSSCRFYAGGGSYKFSPTDVEVFYETTT, from the exons ATGGTTGCTGAAAAGAGTGGCCCTTCGTTTGCTTCTATTCTAACTATTCTATCCATTGTGATGTACACTGGTGGCTTTCTTCGAATAGAACTGGAGTTCAACAagcaaaaggacaaaataaatcAACTTGAAAGCGTCGTGGAGTCGATGAAGACATCGAGAGGTGATGACATTGCTCAAG TCAATACAATCCTTCGAAACAGGCGGAGTGATTACTCCAcgaacaacaaaacagaaaaaaggaaaacggcAGACCAGCGAATCATATCTGACAAACTCGTTTCGGAGATGAGACAGGAACTATGTCAATCAAACATCGACAGATGCTCCCGAGGTCCCGCTGGTCCTCCCGGTCCACCTGGACCGAGAGGGGAAAAAGGCGAACGAGGACGAAGGGGAAACAAAGGAAGAAGCGGAAACAAGGGAGACAATGGTATCATGGGGCCGCCAGGGAAAAGTGGAAAGCAAGGCATCATGGGACCGACTGGATCAAAGGGAGAAACTGGactaaaaggagagaaaggagaCACGGGAACTGCTGGCATGAAGGGAGCTAAAGGAGAACCGGGTGAATCGATTGCAGCTCCTATTGTTGCTGTTTCGCCTGCAAAGATAACAGTCAATGGAAGCAAAACTGCTTCTTTCCAGTGTTCAGTCAGCGGCAATCCTAAGCCTGTGTCAACATGGAGTAAACTGGAAGGGAAGTCAGAGAAAATTCTATCAGCAACCACAGATGGCAAGTTGATTTTATCAAATGCTGCTGGCAGTGACTCGGGTGTATACAAGTGCTCAGCCTCAAACGTCCTGGGACAGGCACAAGCGCTCGTGCGGCTTGAAGTCAATG TTCAGCCTCGCATTTCTCTCAACCCTGGACCTCGTTACGCAATACAAGGAAGCACTTTCACTCTTCCAATGTGTCATGTGACAGGGTACCCTACACCAGTCGTGACATGGAGAAAATTATCCGGTCACTTACCCCTGGGGAGGGTGAGGTACAACAACAGCGCACTACAAATTTCACAAGTTCGCAAAGAAGACTCGGACGTGTACGCCTGCTCAGCGAAAAACCTTCTAGGAAAAGCTGAAAAGAAAACCATGTTAGTCGTGGTATCTCTTCCTCGGTTTACATCTAAACCTCCTTCCAAGATTGTGTCGATGTTAAACTCTACTGTGAGGCTGAATTGCAGCGCTACTGGTGACCCACAACCAATCATCAGCTGGAGAAAGCAAGGAGGTCAGCTGCCAGTTGGGCGGAGCCAGCAGATCAATGGAGCATTGGTGATTACAAACTTACAACAGAGTGATGCAGGGAATCACATTTGCACTGCAACAAGTGCTGTCGTGTTCAATGTGGAAGCTCTAACCACTCTAGAAATTCGAG CAGCTCTCACTTCGTCGAGTATTCTTGCCAGCCTCGATGAAAAGTACCTCATCAAGTTGAATTTGTTCTTAGATCCGGTCCTCCGCAGTTCATCCCGCAGCAGGTTTGTGAGGTGTTGGCGAGCAAAGACAGATGGCTGGGCAGCATCCACCTTCCACAGCAACTGTGATGGAAAGGGTCCCACTGTTACTATAATCCAAGTCGGCAGTTACATATTTGGTGGATACACTGACCTGTCTTGGTCTA gttATTGTGATCGGGCCTCATCCAGTAAATCATTTATCTACTCCTTGTacaacatcaatggcttctctcCTGTTAAGCTTCAGATCAAGTCAGGGAGCCACACTGAAGCTACAGTCAGATGTTTTCCATACGGACCAACATTTGGTTTCGGATTCGACATCCACATATCAAACAACGCTTCGAGCAACCGAAACTCTTTCACTTTTTGTGGCGAGTCTTACCACCTCCCCCCAGGGTATTCTTCATTTGGTTCTTCCTGCAGATTTTATGCAGGAGGGGGAAGCTACAAGTTCAGTCCCACTGACGTTGAAGTGTTTTACGAGACAACCACGTAG